In one window of uncultured Acetobacteroides sp. DNA:
- a CDS encoding DEAD/DEAH box helicase, translating to MTFEQLNLIQPILEALKQVEYSTPTPIQAQAIPKILEGNDLIGCAQTGTGKTAAFSIPIIQKLTQNPDTRKHRAVKALIITPTRELAIQIGESFTDYGKFTSLRHAVIFGGVSQVPQVNLLRSGVDILIATPGRLLDLYNQGIVKVPNLDFFVLDEADRMLDMGFIHDIKRILQIIPPKRQTLFFSATMPPEIQKLANTMLYKPLKVEVTPVSSTVDVIKQLVYFVEKTQKKDLLISLLSNETVESALVFARTKHGSDKLVRLLVKDGIKAEAIHGNKSQNARQNALNNFKDRKTKVLIATDIAARGIDVDQLSHVINYELPEVPETYVHRIGRTGRAGNNGVAISLVDPEEVKLLKDIERLIKKDIRVIYDHPFVSIASAIGVSKAIDSSKAAPAKGSGYRGNKSNGDFWRRRKLESKR from the coding sequence ATGACATTTGAACAGTTAAACTTAATTCAGCCCATTCTGGAGGCTTTAAAGCAAGTAGAGTATTCAACCCCAACCCCCATACAAGCACAGGCAATTCCCAAGATCTTAGAGGGCAACGACCTAATCGGATGTGCGCAAACAGGCACAGGGAAAACAGCAGCGTTTAGTATTCCAATCATTCAGAAACTCACCCAAAATCCAGATACCCGCAAGCATAGAGCCGTAAAAGCGCTCATCATCACCCCAACAAGGGAGCTTGCCATTCAGATTGGCGAAAGCTTTACGGACTACGGTAAATTTACCAGCTTAAGGCATGCCGTGATCTTTGGGGGCGTTTCCCAAGTTCCGCAAGTAAACCTATTACGTTCTGGAGTCGATATTCTAATTGCCACGCCCGGTCGTTTGCTCGACCTCTACAACCAGGGGATTGTAAAGGTCCCCAATCTCGATTTCTTTGTACTCGACGAGGCTGATAGGATGCTCGACATGGGCTTTATTCACGATATAAAGCGAATACTCCAGATTATTCCACCCAAGCGCCAAACGCTCTTCTTTTCGGCCACCATGCCGCCCGAAATACAGAAGTTGGCCAACACCATGCTTTACAAACCGCTAAAGGTTGAAGTTACGCCTGTATCATCAACGGTAGATGTCATAAAGCAGCTGGTGTACTTTGTCGAGAAAACGCAGAAAAAGGATCTACTGATAAGCTTGCTTAGCAACGAAACAGTCGAATCGGCACTTGTATTTGCCCGAACTAAGCACGGCTCCGACAAGCTGGTAAGGTTACTGGTAAAGGATGGCATAAAGGCAGAGGCAATTCACGGAAATAAGTCGCAAAATGCCCGCCAAAATGCCCTTAATAACTTTAAGGATAGAAAAACGAAGGTGCTAATCGCTACCGATATTGCTGCTAGAGGTATTGATGTCGATCAGCTCTCGCACGTTATCAACTACGAGTTACCTGAAGTTCCCGAAACTTACGTTCACCGAATTGGAAGAACCGGACGTGCCGGCAACAACGGAGTGGCCATATCGCTGGTTGATCCCGAAGAGGTAAAGCTCCTAAAGGATATCGAACGCCTTATAAAGAAGGATATTCGTGTGATATACGACCATCCATTTGTAAGCATTGCATCAGCAATTGGTGTTAGCAAGGCGATAGATAGCAGCAAGGCAGCACCTGCTAAGGGAAGTGGCTATAGAGGAAACAAATCAAACGGCGATTTCTGGCGAAGACGAAAGCTCGAAAGCAAGCGTTAG